The Bacteroidia bacterium DNA segment CACCATACATGCTACCGGATTTCCAAACTTTTTCTACAATCTTTCCATTCTCTTTTGTGGTTTTACTGTTCAAACCCCATTCAGGGTCTTTGCCGGTATGAGGGAATTTAGCATAAAACTGTTCTACTTCTTTTTCGGTAACACCTTCATAAAAGTTATTGGCTGACTCTGTTACATGGTCAACATTCTCTTTCAGGTTCACCATTTTAGGCAAAAAAGAAGGGTCAAACATCAATTGATTGAGGAAACTGAGTAAATCATCCACGCTTTGCCCTTCTTGAAGTGGTAAAGTCTTAGCATCTACTTTCTTTACCATATCTGCAAAGGCTTCAAAAGAAAATGCAGGAGCAAATTTGTCATTTGAATAGTGGTGATAAATACCATTGCTAAACCAAACCTGTCCGGCATAAGTTCTAAAGTCTTCCCAATCCTTGCCTGATTTTTCAATGTTGGGGCTCGCCCAAATGGCTTCTATCGTTTTTCTGACTAAAAGGTTGTATTTCCCGCGTTGATCATAAATAATATCTCTGCCATACAACGCTGCTTGGTATAGATAATATGCAAACTCCTTTTGTTGTAAAGTAAGGTTCTCCCATCCCGGTACTTGATAACGAAGTAATTGTAAGTCTGCAAAGGACTCAGCATTGACTTTAAAAGTGCTGTCTTGTGTTGAAATTTCTGTTTTTTCTTCCATTTTATTTTCTGTTTTGTTTCCTGAGCAACCGGACATTATACCTAATCCCATTAATGAACCCGAAAGTAAGAGTAAACCGGTTTTAGTAGTTTTTTTCATAGCTGTAATTTTTTTGTAGCATGCAAAACTAATTAATATGAATTTTAAACAAAGAGAAGTTTTATTTAATAGAGTTTTCTGACTATGAATGGATGTCAAATGTTAGAATAATTATAAGACCACAGCAGTTTGCTAATCTTTTTTTAGGGAGTCGGACTTAGGAGAGCTTGTGCAAAGGCTGCTGATATTGATGGCTGGCGTTCTTGTCCACACTATCTGAAAAGCAGTAAAAGGTTGGGTTTTAACGGTTATTGTCTAAGTGATTTTTTTTATTTTATGTGTTGTGTCACAACGACAAACTCAGAGTATGTGAGCATAGTGTTTTTAATTTGAAATCACTTTGAATTATCTTTTTATTCATTCTTCGCTTCTTCCACCCAACCTTGTTGTCCAATCCGATTTGTTTTTATTTTGATAATTGTTATTTTCAATTTAGGGTAGCTGTTTTATTTATTAGGAAGTTTTTCAATGCGCAATATACGGGGTGTTGTTTTGTCTTATTTGTGTAAAATTGCATGAATTTAAAGCAATGTTGAAGGACTTTTTAATCAAACAATTTATCGGATGCAATGGTGAGTGGTGCATTGATTCGCGAATATAAAACAACAGACAGGGAGGAACTTGTACGCTTGCTGTGCTTAAATATACCAACCTTTTTTGCTCCTGCCGAACAACAGGATTTTGAACAATATCTTGATTTGAAAAGTGAAATGTATTTTGTGTTCGAATATGTCGGTAAGATTGTTGGCTGTGGCGGAATTAACTTTGTACAAGAACGTACTATCGGTAAAATAAGCTGGGATGTCTTTCATCCTGATTATCAAAATATGTCATTGGGAACTATGTTGTTGCAACATAGAATCAATATCTTAAAGTCAATACCAAGTATCAGGCAAATAACAGTCAGAACTTCGCAACTTGCTTTTGGTTTTTATCAAAAAAAGGGTTTTCGACTGGTTGAGGTTGTGAAAGATTACTGGGCTGAGGGTTTTGACCTGTATTCCATGGAATATGCATCCTGAAATTCTTTAGTAATCAAAAAGCAGCATTGTGTAGGAATCGATAATACACCGGATTCTGCTGTGCATTTTTAAAGAGGGGGGTTTTCGATTAAGCTGTTGTTATTAGCTAATAAAGTTGGAAGAATTCCCACTCATTTACTCTTTCTTTGAAGTGTTAATTCAATCAATATTTTATGAACCTACATACCTCAATTACCCGCATTGTTTTATCCTTCTTGTTGCTCGCTCCTGTTTGGACGTTTGCTCAAGAACGCATCATTCCCAATGACAAGATCCCCTCAGCTATTCAACAATATGTAAAATCACATTTTCCCTCACATACCATTGTGTTGGCTGAACTGGAAGTTGAAGGTGTGTCTAAAGAGTATGAGGTAAAACTCAATGATAAAACGGAATTGAAGTTTGACAAAAAATTTAAGGTGTTCAAAATTGATGGAACAGTTGCATTGCCGGAGAGTGTGATTCCTGAAGCGATTCGACAATATGTGAAAAAGCATTATCCAAACAATTTCATTACAGACTGGGAAAAGGAATGGAAACATCAGGAAGTAAAACTGGATAATGGCATTGAAATAGAATTTACGTTGAAAGGCAATTTTATCAGAATTGATTATTAATAATTTTACTATGAAATACACAAAACAATGGATTTTTGCTCTTGCGATTGCAGGGCTTCCAATTTTGAGCGGATGCGAAAAAGAAACAGTGCTTTCTGATTCTAAAGTGCCGGAGGAAATCGCCACTTATACCTCAACCCATTTTACAACACATAAAATTTTGCAAGTGGTGAAAGATATAGATGGATTTACCAAAACTTATGATGTAGTGCTGGATGGGGGTGTGAACCTTGAGTTTAATCGCAAGAAAGAAATTATTGAGATTGACGGAAATGCTAAATTGCCTGATAGTGTAATTCCTGAGAAGATTAGAACCTATGTTGCAGCTAATTACCCCTCAAATGTAATTACTGATTGGCAACTTGAAGGGAAAAATCAACAAGTAGGCTTGGACTCTGATTTGGACTTGGAGTTCAGCATGAACGGTGATTTTCTGAGAATTGACAATTAAGACGACTACGTAAACCCATGTAACTATTGCACGAAAAGATTTTCTGCAAATTTTTGACTAATGGTTGAGCGGTTTTGATTCACTTCAATTTCCACCGAACCGTCAAACTCATAATGTTTCAATATTTTAATTTTACAATGTAGTCCTAACCCAATTTTCATTGCGTGTTGTAAGAAAGGCGCGCTGTTATCTTTTACGCCAATCAAAGTGCAAACTTCATGCGCAGGAACTTGATTCAGTGTTCTACGTTTCATCAATTTTATTTCTGCCTTTGTATTTGGAATGGGATCTCCGTGCGGGTCCACTTCCGGGTATTCTAAGAACCAATCTAACTGTTCTACTAATTTTTTCGACTTTATATGTTCTAATTGTTCTGCCACTTCATGAATCTCATCCCAACTGAATTTTAGTTTTTCAAATAAAAAGGTTTCCCAAAGTCTGTGTTTGCGAATTACTTCAATTG contains these protein-coding regions:
- a CDS encoding GNAT family N-acetyltransferase, whose product is MVSGALIREYKTTDREELVRLLCLNIPTFFAPAEQQDFEQYLDLKSEMYFVFEYVGKIVGCGGINFVQERTIGKISWDVFHPDYQNMSLGTMLLQHRINILKSIPSIRQITVRTSQLAFGFYQKKGFRLVEVVKDYWAEGFDLYSMEYAS
- a CDS encoding PepSY-like domain-containing protein, with translation MNLHTSITRIVLSFLLLAPVWTFAQERIIPNDKIPSAIQQYVKSHFPSHTIVLAELEVEGVSKEYEVKLNDKTELKFDKKFKVFKIDGTVALPESVIPEAIRQYVKKHYPNNFITDWEKEWKHQEVKLDNGIEIEFTLKGNFIRIDY
- a CDS encoding PepSY-like domain-containing protein — encoded protein: MKYTKQWIFALAIAGLPILSGCEKETVLSDSKVPEEIATYTSTHFTTHKILQVVKDIDGFTKTYDVVLDGGVNLEFNRKKEIIEIDGNAKLPDSVIPEKIRTYVAANYPSNVITDWQLEGKNQQVGLDSDLDLEFSMNGDFLRIDN
- a CDS encoding metal-dependent transcriptional regulator, translated to MLSQTEENYLKALFHITHEIEEKQDAGTNELAAYLEVTPATVNDMLKKLKEKQLVMYEKYGKITLTRSGKEFAIEVIRKHRLWETFLFEKLKFSWDEIHEVAEQLEHIKSKKLVEQLDWFLEYPEVDPHGDPIPNTKAEIKLMKRRTLNQVPAHEVCTLIGVKDNSAPFLQHAMKIGLGLHCKIKILKHYEFDGSVEIEVNQNRSTISQKFAENLFVQ